Proteins encoded together in one Oenanthe melanoleuca isolate GR-GAL-2019-014 chromosome 7, OMel1.0, whole genome shotgun sequence window:
- the ATP5MC3 gene encoding ATP synthase F(0) complex subunit C3, mitochondrial isoform X1, which translates to MAPAQSDLGRAPPLPPPGPAAPAHSRPSPPARRPERGTAAVRAAPLAPSAPIAAPSRRTLTLSLSPQRHRIVTPGTPPAKMFACAKLAASPSLIRAGSRVLYRPISASVLSRPEVKNGEGKSTVNGAQNTVSQLALREFQTSAISRDIDTAAKFIGAGAATVGVAGSGAGIGTVFGSLIIGYARNPSLKQQLFSYAILGFALSEAMGLFCLMVAFLILFAM; encoded by the exons ATGGCGCCGGCACAAAGTGACCTTGGCCGCGCCCCGCCCCTtccgccgcccggccccgccgcgcctgCGCACAGCCGGCCCAGCCCGCCCGCCCGTCGGCCCGAGCGCGGCACCGCAGCGGTGAGAGCCGCGCCACTCGCGCCATCCGCGCCCAtcgccgccccctcccgccgCACCCTcaccctctccctctctccGCAGAGACACCGCATCGTGACCCCCGGGACGCCGCCCGCTAAGATGTTCGCTTGCGCCAAGCTCGCCGCCTCGCCCTCCCTG ATCCGTGCTGGATCAAGAGTCTTGTACAGACCAATTTCGGCGTCTGTGTTGTCTAGGCCAGAGGTCAAGAATGGAGAG ggCAAGTCAACAGTTAACGGGGCCCAAAATACTGTCTCCCAGCTAGCACTTAGAGAATTCCAGACTAGTGCTATCAGCAGGGACATTGACACTGCTGCCAAATTCATTGGTGCTGGTGCAGCCACAGTAGGTGTGGCTGGTTCTGGTGCTGGTATCGGAACAGTCTTCGGTAGTCTAATCATTGGTTATGCCAG AAATCCttctctgaagcagcagctgttctCATATGCTATCCTGGGATTCGCCCTGTCTGAAGCTATGGGTCTCTTCTGTCTGATGGTTGCTTTCTTGATCCTGTTTGCCATGTGA
- the ATP5MC3 gene encoding ATP synthase F(0) complex subunit C3, mitochondrial isoform X2, which yields MAPAQSDLGRAPPLPPPGPAAPAHSRPSPPARRPERGTAARHRIVTPGTPPAKMFACAKLAASPSLIRAGSRVLYRPISASVLSRPEVKNGEGKSTVNGAQNTVSQLALREFQTSAISRDIDTAAKFIGAGAATVGVAGSGAGIGTVFGSLIIGYARNPSLKQQLFSYAILGFALSEAMGLFCLMVAFLILFAM from the exons ATGGCGCCGGCACAAAGTGACCTTGGCCGCGCCCCGCCCCTtccgccgcccggccccgccgcgcctgCGCACAGCCGGCCCAGCCCGCCCGCCCGTCGGCCCGAGCGCGGCACCGCAGCG AGACACCGCATCGTGACCCCCGGGACGCCGCCCGCTAAGATGTTCGCTTGCGCCAAGCTCGCCGCCTCGCCCTCCCTG ATCCGTGCTGGATCAAGAGTCTTGTACAGACCAATTTCGGCGTCTGTGTTGTCTAGGCCAGAGGTCAAGAATGGAGAG ggCAAGTCAACAGTTAACGGGGCCCAAAATACTGTCTCCCAGCTAGCACTTAGAGAATTCCAGACTAGTGCTATCAGCAGGGACATTGACACTGCTGCCAAATTCATTGGTGCTGGTGCAGCCACAGTAGGTGTGGCTGGTTCTGGTGCTGGTATCGGAACAGTCTTCGGTAGTCTAATCATTGGTTATGCCAG AAATCCttctctgaagcagcagctgttctCATATGCTATCCTGGGATTCGCCCTGTCTGAAGCTATGGGTCTCTTCTGTCTGATGGTTGCTTTCTTGATCCTGTTTGCCATGTGA